One window of Zalophus californianus isolate mZalCal1 chromosome 3, mZalCal1.pri.v2, whole genome shotgun sequence genomic DNA carries:
- the GJB2 gene encoding gap junction beta-2 protein, giving the protein MDWSTLQTILGGVNKHSTSIGKIWLTVLFIFRIMILVVAAKEVWGDEQADFVCNTLQPGCKNVCYDHYFPISHIRLWALQLIFVSTPALLVAMHVAYRRHEKKRKFIKGEIKNEFKDIEEIKSQKVRIEGSLWWTYTSSIFFRVIFEAVFMYVFYIMYDGFSMQRLVKCNAWPCPNTVDCFVSRPTEKTVFTVFMIAVSGICILLNVTELCYLLIRYCSGKSKKPV; this is encoded by the coding sequence ATGGATTGGAGCACACTACAGACTATTCTGGGGGGTGTCAATAAACACTCCACCAGTATTGGGAAAATCTGGCTCACGGTCCTCTTCATTTTTCGCATTATGATCCTTGTGGTAGCTGCAAAGGAAGTGTGGGGAGATGAGCAAGCCGATTTTGTCTGCAACACTCTACAGCCTGGGTGCAAAAATGTGTGCTATGATCACTATTTCCCTATCTCTCACATCCGACTCTGGGCTCTTCAGCTGATCTTTGTGTCCACACCAGCTCTCTTGGTGGCCATGCATGTTGCCTACCGGAGACACgagaagaaaaggaagttcaTTAAGGGAGAGATAAAGAATGAATTTAAAGACATCGAAGAGATCAAAAGCCAGAAGGTCCGCATCGAAGGGTCACTGTGGTGGACCTACACCAGCAGCATCTTCTTCCGGGTCATCTTTGAAGCGGTCTTCATGTACGTCTTCTACATCATGTATGACGGGTTCTCCATGCAGCGTTTGGTGAAATGCAATGCATGGCCTTGTCCCAATACAGTGGACTGCTTTGTTTCCAGGCCCACGGAAAAGACTGTCTTTACGGTTTTCATGATTGCAGTGTCTGGAATTTGCATActactaaatgtcactgaattgtgtTATTTGCTAATTAGATATTGTTCCGGAAAGTCAAAAAAACCAGTTTAA